TTCCATTTAATCCCACATAAGCTTTATTTTTCTCAATTAATTTGCTAATAAAGTCAATGATATCTGGAATATGCTCTGTTACCTTAGGATATGATGTGGCTCTCATCACGTTTAAGGCATCAAAATCTCTAAAGTAACTTTCCGTATATACTTGAGAAATATGTTCAGCATCAGTATGTTCACTACTAGCCTTTGCTATTATCTTGTCATCTATGTCAGTAAAATTTTGTACAAACATCACTTTAGCATTTTGAATTTCCAGGAACCGTCTTAATACGTCGAATACTATTATGGTCCTTGCATGTCCGATGTGGCAATAATCGTAAACGGTAACACCACATAAGTAAATTTTTAACACATCATGGGTTGTATTAATTTCTTCTAGCTTGTTTGTTAATGTATTGCTTAATTTCATTTCTAAAGGATTCTCAGCAAGAAGACTAAACGTCTAGATAGATTTCATTTTCTCTAATCTGAACAGGGAAAGTCGTCAATTTTATGCCCTCCATATAGTCTAGTAGTTCGCCTGTTCTAATATTGTAATGCCAAAAGTGCAGCGGGCACTCGACGACTTCTCCGTTAATTTTGCCTGGTGCTAAAGAACCATCCTGATGCCTACAAAGTGCCTCGATCGCGTAATATTTTTTTTTTGAAAAGAATAGAGCTATTCTCTGCCCATTAATATTAAGTTCCTTACCACTGCCTTCTTGAACGTCGTCTTTGCTGGCTACTTTAATCCATGTCATCTAATAATGCATAATACTCCATTAAAAATTATAAATGTTTTTTTATTTTATCTGGTTCATATACAGTTAAATTAAATTCCATAATTAGAGGTATACAAGATAGGCATAAATGAATAATCTGTCCGAAAACAACAACCATAACTCGACTGGTACTCATCAAGATTCTAATGCTCTGAATCCCAGAAATAATGATATCCATGACATCCTAGCAGAGAATGACAAATATAAAAGATCTAAGATTCTTATAGAAAAGAATCTTGTAGTTACTTCAGCCTTGCCTTATGCTAATGGCCAGATTCATCTTGGTCATATTGCATCAACATATCTACCAGCCGATATTTTCACTAGATTCGTCAGATTGACCGGTAGACTAATTTATCATATTTGTGCTACTGATGATTATGGGACACCTATCCTTATAAAAGCCGAGAAGGAGGGAAAGACCCCTGAAGAGTATGTTAGAGAATGGAATGAAAGGGACAAAAAAGATTTTGAATCCGTGGGCATTAATTTTGATTATTTTTCAAAGACTAGTTCCCCTCAAAATATAAAATTTGTGCAGGATGTCTTTATGAAGCTGTATAAGAACAATCACATTAAAGAGGAAATTGTGGTTCAATTTTTTTGTACATTTGATAACAAGTATTTACCAGACAGATATGTCATAGGCAGATGTCCATTTTGTAAATCCGAAAACCAATATTCTGATCTTTGTGAATCTTGTGGTAGAGTCCCCGAACAAATTCTGGATCCTCAATGTGTCCTGTGTGGAAGACCACCTGTTAAGAAGGAAAGTCTTCATTATTTTTTTAAATTGTCTGATTTTGATAAATCCCTAAAAATTTGGCTTTCCGATAATAAGAATTTACAAGAGGACGTAGTAAAATATGTTTTAAACTGGATTACTGCAGGTTTGCAGGATTGGGATATTACTAGAGATCTAACTTGGGGGGTGCCCATTCCAAAGATTGAAGGATTTCAGAACTATGAAGACAAAGTATTTTACGGCTGGTTTGACAATCACCTATGTTATATTTCATCATTTAATACTTTTGCAGAGGCCATCCTTAAGAAAGATGGTAGGAAACTTTGGAATGATTCTGAAATCATTCATTATATAGGAAAAGATATAATCTATCATCACTATCTGTTTCTCCCTGCGATCAGACTTGGAATTAAAAGTGAGTACAAATTACCTGATAGAATAGTTACAAGAGGTCATCTACTATTCCAAAATAGAAAGTTATCAAAGAGTAAAAATTGGTCGATAACTTTGGGAGGATTTACAAAGTCCTTTGACCCGGATTATCTTAGATTCTATTTTTCCACTATTATCCCATATTCACAATCTGACATTAATTTTGACTGGGATAGTTTTTATGAAAAAATTAATAATGAGCTTATATCTAACATAGGAAACTTTATCAACCGCACCCTCTCCTTTACCAAGAAACAATTTGATGGAAAAATCCCTCCAAGAACCATTTTAGACAGTGTTGATAAACAAGCATTGATAGAGATTACACAAATCGCATACATTGTAGGCGAATTAATTTTTGGAAACGAAATAGATAAGGCTATGAAGAGGATTCTGCAGTTTAGTACCTTTTTTAATCAGTACTTCCAGTCTAAAGAACCTTGGAAGTCACGTCAGGAGTCAAATAATTCCATCTGGATATCTGCAAATGCGGTAAGATCAATAGCGATATTATTATTTCCATTCATTCCCACATCTGCGCAGAAAATCTGGAAGCAATTGGGAATTTCAGAAAACTTATCAGACCAAGACTGGTATTCAGCATCTGAGTTAAGAATCCCTAACGATCATAATATTGGTAACGATATAATTCCCATTTTTAAAAGGATTGAAAGGACCGAGATTGAAGATCAAAAAACTGGATTTTTGGATACTGGAATAACAAGGGCGAAAACCTGAGATGATTATTATTTTGTTAGTTTTTTAAAATTAGAATGACGACGAATATGGCTGCCGCAATGATAGGACGATTTCAACCATTCCATTTGGGACATCTGGAATTAGTTCGTCAAATACTAAATGAAAATGATGAAATAATTATTCTGATAGGGAGCTCACAAGCAAATTATACCGTAAAAAACCCATTCACTGCGGGAGAAAGGATTTGGATGATTAGAGACAGCCTCATTGAATCAAAAATTGACATGTCCAAAGTATTCATGATCAATGCGACTGATGATGAAAACAACGCGAGGTGGTTCAGCAATATCAGGTCATCAACTCCGCCATTTAAAATTCTTTATACTGGAAACAATTTTGTCAGAACCCTGCTAAAAAAAGAAACCATAATCATCAAAAAACCAAGATTGCTAGAAGAAAATTTATTGAAAGGCTCAGTAATTCGGAAATTAATTCTTGAGAACAACTCCAAATGGCAAGATTTGGTTTCTGAATCGGTAAAAAAAGTCTTTAGAGAAATTGCCGCAGTAGAACGCATTAGAAGCATCCATCAAGCTTGGATGGATTCTCCTTTCTCAGAACCTAAAAAATATGCTGAATAATCATCACCAGCTTCTATTTTCTAGGGTCAAATCTGCACCCACAAGCAATAATAATATGATAATACTTGACGCCTGTGTAAAATTTTTCCTAAATATATTTATTTTTTTGATGAGATTTTAGATAACTCGATACATAGGAG
The DNA window shown above is from Candidatus Nitrosocosmicus arcticus and carries:
- a CDS encoding Rieske (2Fe-2S) protein encodes the protein MTWIKVASKDDVQEGSGKELNINGQRIALFFSKKKYYAIEALCRHQDGSLAPGKINGEVVECPLHFWHYNIRTGELLDYMEGIKLTTFPVQIRENEIYLDV
- the metG gene encoding methionine--tRNA ligase, which translates into the protein MEKNLVVTSALPYANGQIHLGHIASTYLPADIFTRFVRLTGRLIYHICATDDYGTPILIKAEKEGKTPEEYVREWNERDKKDFESVGINFDYFSKTSSPQNIKFVQDVFMKLYKNNHIKEEIVVQFFCTFDNKYLPDRYVIGRCPFCKSENQYSDLCESCGRVPEQILDPQCVLCGRPPVKKESLHYFFKLSDFDKSLKIWLSDNKNLQEDVVKYVLNWITAGLQDWDITRDLTWGVPIPKIEGFQNYEDKVFYGWFDNHLCYISSFNTFAEAILKKDGRKLWNDSEIIHYIGKDIIYHHYLFLPAIRLGIKSEYKLPDRIVTRGHLLFQNRKLSKSKNWSITLGGFTKSFDPDYLRFYFSTIIPYSQSDINFDWDSFYEKINNELISNIGNFINRTLSFTKKQFDGKIPPRTILDSVDKQALIEITQIAYIVGELIFGNEIDKAMKRILQFSTFFNQYFQSKEPWKSRQESNNSIWISANAVRSIAILLFPFIPTSAQKIWKQLGISENLSDQDWYSASELRIPNDHNIGNDIIPIFKRIERTEIEDQKTGFLDTGITRAKT
- a CDS encoding nicotinamide-nucleotide adenylyltransferase, with translation MTTNMAAAMIGRFQPFHLGHLELVRQILNENDEIIILIGSSQANYTVKNPFTAGERIWMIRDSLIESKIDMSKVFMINATDDENNARWFSNIRSSTPPFKILYTGNNFVRTLLKKETIIIKKPRLLEENLLKGSVIRKLILENNSKWQDLVSESVKKVFREIAAVERIRSIHQAWMDSPFSEPKKYAE